A single genomic interval of Leptospira dzoumogneensis harbors:
- a CDS encoding NAD(P) transhydrogenase subunit alpha: MEQFVSYLTIFLIAVFVGIEVINRIPPLLHTPLMSGSNAISGITVIGAILTLHTTNHWIIQVLGFIAIVAATVNVIGGFVVTHRMLGMFKKKD; this comes from the coding sequence ATGGAACAGTTCGTAAGCTACCTGACGATATTTTTAATCGCAGTGTTCGTAGGAATCGAGGTCATCAACCGTATTCCTCCTTTATTACATACCCCTCTTATGTCAGGCTCTAACGCCATTTCGGGGATTACAGTCATCGGAGCGATCTTAACTCTTCATACTACAAATCATTGGATTATTCAAGTATTAGGATTTATCGCAATCGTTGCGGCAACCGTCAACGTGATCGGAGGGTTCGTAGTAACTCACCGTATGTTGGGAATGTTCAAGAAAAAGGATTAA